In the Ipomoea triloba cultivar NCNSP0323 chromosome 6, ASM357664v1 genome, one interval contains:
- the LOC116021906 gene encoding polygalacturonase QRT3, protein MQQPCRFPLLALLVVLLVNQAQCSPRQLKVQELQNKLDQRFLYSTQSPHPSNPTKIEGRVLYPIGYGADPTGEDDSSSAIMEALDDALKSQKNGAELLPGVKDLGGLILDFQGGDFRISHPIIFPPGVGNIVVQGGTLRASNKFPGDRHLIELEVKDQNGRIHYEDVTFRDILFDSSLRGGGLLVVDSARIRVTNCFFLHFTTQGILVRRGHETFITHTFLGQHPTVGGSEGEKDFSGTAVDLASTDNAVTDVAIFSAATGIVLRGQSNIITGVHCYNKASTFGGVGILVKAAQNRIDNCYLDYNSIVIEDPSRVHVTNGYFLGDGNVILKSVSGRISGLNIVNNMFIGEPMHMLPIVQIDGSFKDVDQVVIDQNHAHGMRLKSTAGKLTVAGDGTKWVADFSPVLVFPNRITHFQYSFYSRGVAGFPAHAVTNVSGNVVVVESEKPVQALVSIFVDQNNIFGDRNIKLY, encoded by the exons ATGCAGCAGCCTTGTCGGTTTCCACTCTTGGCTCTCTTGGTAGTTTTGTTGGTGAACCAAGCCCAATGCTCCCCTAGACAACTGAAAGTTCAAGAACTCCAGAACAAACTTGACCAAAGATTCTTGTATTCCACACAATCTCCACACCCCTCAAATCCCACTAAG ATTGAAGGAAGAGTGCTGTATCCAATTGGGTATGGGGCAGACCCAACAGGAGAAGATGACAGCAGTAGCGCAATAATGGAGGCTCTTGATGATGCCCTCAAGTCCCAGAAAAATGGGGCTGAGCTGCTTCCTGGGGTCAAGGACTTGGGTGGCCTCATCTTGGATTTTCAAGGTGGGGATTTTAGGATCAGCCATCCCATTATCTTCCCGCCTGGTGTTGGAAATATTGTG GTACAAGGAGGAACACTGCGAGCTTCCAACAAATTTCCAGGGGACAGGCATCTGATCGAGCTTGAGGTGAAAGACCAAAATGGTAGAATTCATTACGAAGACGTGACGTTTCGGGACATCCTCTTCGACTCGAGCCTCCGAGGAGGAGGGCTGTTGGTGGTTGACTCGGCCAGAATTCGGGTAACCAACTGCTTCTTCCTCCACTTCACCACCCAGGGAATCCTCGTCCGTAGAGGCCACGAGACCTTCATAACCCACACCTTCCTCGGCCAGCATCCCACCGTGGGTGGCAGTGAAGGCGAGAAGGATTTTTCCGGCACTGCTGTTGATCTCGCCAGCACTGATAACGCCGTCACCGACGTCGCAATCTTCTCCGCCGCCACCGGCATTGTGCTCAGGGGTCAGTCTAATATAATCACCGGCGTTCACTGTTACAACAAGGCTTCAACTTTTGGTGGTGTTGGGATATTGGTCAAGGCAGCACAGAATAGGATAGACAATTGTTATCTTGACTACAACTCTATTGTGATTGAAGACCCTTCACGGGTTCACGTCACAAATGGCTATTTTCTTGGGGATGGCAATGTTATATTGAAATCGGTTTCGGGTCGCATTTCGGGTCTCAATATTGTCAACAATATGTTCATTGGGGAGCCAATGCATATGCTACCAATTGTCCAAATTGACGGTTCCTTCAAGGATGTGGACCAGGTTGTGATTGATCAGAACCATGCCCACGGCATGAGGCTCAAATCCACCGCCGGAAAATTGACGGTTGCCGGAGATGGGACCAAGTGGGTGGCTGATTTTTCCCCGGTTTTGGTGTTTCCTAATAGAATCACCCATTTTCAATATTCATTCTACAGTAGAGGGGTTGCTGGTTTTCCAGCACATGCAGTCACAAATGTATCAGGCAATGTTGTAGTTGTAGAGAGTGAGAAGCCTGTCCAAGCTTTAGTCTCTATTTTTGTTGATCAGAATAATATCTTTGGGGACAGAAATATTAAGTTGTATTAG